One part of the Parabacteroides distasonis ATCC 8503 genome encodes these proteins:
- a CDS encoding glycosyltransferase produces the protein MNKLLIICDMFPPAFAPRMGYLCKYLTRMGWEVTVVTEYIEDNTFEFLTGYADVYCVRYYKASGKISKHIEWMWVMFLDILFGYKDMKIINACIPLIKTNQYKGILCSTYRTFPLTAAKTLAIHTNLPFVVDLRDIIEQYASNEYISHKFHTFSWLDAFITKRFRKRLLRKRNNALEVADCVTTVSPWHVEVLKQYNPNVKLIYNGFDPELFYPQQIKTSRFIITYTGRLLSLAIRNPELLFAAIARLTEDKVIIPETFRVVWYTDQESRSIIRQEAEQHGVQSFMDYHEYVPASDIPLILNKSSVLLSLTNKFDTSGPKGFMTTKFFESLAVEKPILCVQSDEAYLAEAIKETHSGLAATRVDEVYDFLKHYYEEWQEKGYTTSPVNRDKLSNYSRKEQASQFARIFEEI, from the coding sequence ATGAATAAACTCCTTATCATATGTGATATGTTCCCACCCGCTTTCGCCCCCAGAATGGGATATCTATGCAAATATTTGACACGCATGGGATGGGAAGTTACCGTAGTGACAGAATACATAGAAGACAATACATTCGAATTCCTTACGGGGTATGCGGACGTATATTGCGTCCGCTACTACAAAGCATCAGGAAAGATCTCAAAGCATATCGAATGGATGTGGGTCATGTTTCTAGACATCTTGTTTGGTTATAAAGACATGAAAATAATCAACGCATGTATTCCCTTAATAAAGACCAACCAGTACAAAGGAATATTGTGTAGCACATACCGTACCTTTCCTTTAACCGCCGCCAAGACGTTAGCGATCCATACCAACCTCCCTTTCGTCGTGGATTTACGAGATATTATCGAGCAATACGCCTCCAACGAATATATATCGCATAAATTCCATACATTTTCATGGCTAGACGCATTCATCACAAAGCGATTTCGCAAACGGTTACTTAGAAAGCGGAATAACGCTTTGGAGGTAGCGGATTGTGTCACGACCGTATCGCCTTGGCACGTGGAGGTACTTAAACAATATAATCCCAATGTAAAACTGATTTATAACGGATTCGATCCCGAGTTGTTCTATCCGCAACAAATCAAGACCTCCCGGTTTATCATTACCTATACCGGACGGTTGTTAAGTTTAGCGATCCGAAATCCGGAGTTATTATTTGCGGCCATCGCCCGTCTTACGGAGGACAAGGTCATTATCCCCGAAACTTTTCGAGTTGTATGGTATACCGATCAAGAGTCCCGCTCCATCATCCGCCAAGAGGCCGAACAACATGGGGTGCAATCTTTCATGGATTACCATGAGTATGTACCGGCATCCGATATTCCCCTCATCTTGAACAAAAGCTCGGTGCTGCTTTCCTTGACGAATAAGTTTGACACGTCTGGTCCAAAAGGCTTCATGACAACTAAGTTCTTTGAATCGCTTGCGGTAGAAAAACCCATCTTATGCGTACAGAGTGACGAGGCTTACCTCGCCGAAGCCATCAAGGAGACCCATTCCGGACTGGCCGCAACCCGGGTAGACGAGGTGTACGATTTCTTGAAACATTACTATGAGGAATGGCAGGAAAAAGGATATACGACCTCGCCCGTCAATCGGGATAAGCTATCGAATTATTCCCGGAAAGAGCAAGCTAGCCAATTTGCGCGTATATTTGAGGAGATTTAA
- the bcp gene encoding thioredoxin-dependent thiol peroxidase, which yields MAVQIGDKVPEFLGTDQDGKEVKMSDYKGKKVALYFYPKDNTSGCTAEACSLRDGYQALQAKGFEIIGVSKDSAKSHQGFIQKQNLPFRLIADTDTTLQEQFGVWAEKKMYGRSYMGTLRTTFIINEEGIVTNIIGPKEVKTKDHANQILNL from the coding sequence ATGGCAGTACAAATAGGCGATAAGGTTCCCGAGTTTTTGGGAACCGATCAAGACGGTAAAGAGGTAAAGATGAGTGACTATAAAGGGAAAAAAGTAGCGCTCTATTTCTATCCGAAAGATAACACGAGCGGTTGCACGGCGGAAGCATGCAGCTTACGTGACGGCTATCAAGCCTTACAAGCGAAAGGCTTCGAGATCATCGGAGTAAGCAAAGATAGCGCCAAATCGCATCAAGGCTTTATACAAAAGCAAAACTTACCTTTCCGTTTAATAGCGGACACAGACACGACCTTACAAGAACAGTTTGGTGTGTGGGCTGAGAAAAAAATGTACGGACGTTCATACATGGGGACTCTCCGGACCACCTTTATCATTAACGAGGAAGGTATTGTTACTAATATCATCGGGCCGAAAGAGGTGAAGACAAAAGACCATGCAAATCAAATCCTTAATTTATAA
- a CDS encoding polysaccharide deacetylase family protein: MGMKNRTLHYIIRFLVGDDVPSELVETIGYTADPNKFDRYNVVIIPSGFFDGQTYGTPASLPELPLQEVQGIPLLFGSPKEEWVRDTWVVHADIIASTYFLISRYEEMVRRGLRDEHGRFPGKESLPYRAGFLHRPIVDEYRMLLHRWLRQSRLRVPEVKKQIRKIYLTHDVDSPTLYRSWKGLIRSIRDRRGLYKSFQGKFGTLEKDPFYTFPWFFRQNSILQDLIGKEQCHPILFIRNGGKAKHDKPHYDLRNKDIRKLIKSALEHNVTIGLHSSYQAGTTPSLIRKEKTGLEDHIGKNVRFNRHHFLAIREPEDMDQIEAAGVTDDFTMGYADVSGFRLGTCYPVRWINPITRRLSPLRLHPLIIMDCTLEEEKYMGLDFDRALTYCRNLVEQVNNVGGELVLLWHNDSVQEGSGSYLRKLYAQLLKELAKQ; this comes from the coding sequence ATGGGTATGAAAAATCGCACTTTACATTATATAATACGTTTTCTTGTAGGAGATGATGTCCCTAGCGAACTGGTGGAAACGATCGGGTACACGGCTGATCCCAATAAATTCGACCGATATAACGTCGTTATCATTCCATCCGGCTTCTTTGATGGACAAACATACGGGACTCCTGCTTCCTTACCGGAACTCCCTTTGCAAGAGGTTCAAGGTATCCCCTTGTTATTCGGCTCGCCGAAAGAGGAATGGGTAAGAGATACATGGGTGGTTCATGCCGATATCATCGCAAGTACTTATTTTCTCATTTCCAGATACGAGGAGATGGTACGGCGTGGACTTCGGGATGAGCATGGAAGATTTCCCGGTAAAGAGTCCTTGCCCTACCGGGCCGGTTTCCTGCATCGTCCGATCGTGGATGAATATCGCATGCTGCTTCATCGTTGGCTACGCCAATCCCGGTTACGTGTACCCGAGGTAAAAAAGCAAATCCGGAAGATCTACCTCACGCACGACGTAGATTCTCCGACTCTATATCGTTCGTGGAAAGGTTTGATACGGTCTATTAGAGATAGAAGAGGTTTATATAAATCCTTTCAAGGTAAATTCGGTACCCTTGAGAAAGACCCGTTTTATACCTTCCCTTGGTTTTTCCGCCAGAATAGTATCCTTCAGGATTTGATCGGGAAGGAACAATGTCACCCTATCCTATTTATCCGGAACGGGGGGAAAGCCAAGCACGACAAACCTCATTACGATTTGAGGAATAAAGATATTCGTAAATTGATAAAAAGTGCTCTAGAGCATAATGTAACTATTGGTTTGCATAGTAGCTACCAAGCGGGTACGACTCCCAGCCTTATCCGGAAAGAGAAAACCGGTCTGGAAGATCATATCGGTAAAAATGTTCGGTTCAACCGTCATCATTTCTTGGCTATCCGGGAACCGGAAGATATGGACCAAATAGAGGCTGCTGGGGTTACGGACGATTTCACCATGGGGTATGCCGATGTCTCCGGATTCCGGTTAGGGACTTGCTACCCGGTTCGTTGGATCAATCCGATCACCCGCCGGCTATCTCCTCTCCGACTACATCCGCTTATTATAATGGATTGTACCCTAGAGGAGGAAAAATATATGGGACTGGATTTTGACAGGGCTTTAACCTATTGCCGGAATTTAGTGGAACAAGTAAATAATGTAGGAGGTGAATTGGTTTTACTATGGCATAATGACTCCGTACAAGAAGGGTCCGGAAGTTATTTACGTAAATTATACGCCCAGCTATTAAAAGAATTAGCGAAGCAGTGA
- a CDS encoding class I SAM-dependent methyltransferase, producing MMKENRSDLLHTLTERLKAIDYNKLPISDYNKRYIGNLKPALSYFMHIYADCLQRGLQAIQTPISDVTLIDYGGGTGFLSILAKSIGIGQVIYIDLNPSSVETIQLLKQIIGIGPDTILHGDSDVLADWCARNKVSPQLLIATDLIEHVYDLSLFFKDLIHINDSMYLLFTTASTPFNPYVQQRLHKMMIGCESGSLESPNYYTLREQFITKLCPAFSPKEVETWARQTRGLTYPDIQKAIEKKSLPSPEDPYNTCDPATGNWAERILPIQTYEDLLAPYQFKLKVEKGFYNADRNNPVLSLICKGINALIRNSGSFGFLLAPFIILSCGKERADAI from the coding sequence ATGATGAAAGAGAATAGAAGTGATTTATTACATACATTAACCGAACGTTTGAAAGCGATCGACTATAATAAATTACCTATCAGCGATTATAATAAGCGATACATCGGCAACTTAAAGCCGGCGTTAAGCTATTTCATGCATATATACGCAGATTGCCTACAAAGAGGACTTCAAGCGATACAAACCCCTATCTCCGATGTCACGCTAATCGATTATGGAGGAGGAACCGGCTTCCTTAGTATTCTGGCGAAATCCATAGGAATAGGACAAGTTATTTATATTGATCTTAACCCATCTTCCGTGGAGACGATCCAGCTATTGAAACAAATAATAGGAATAGGCCCCGATACCATACTCCATGGAGATTCAGATGTTCTTGCGGACTGGTGCGCAAGGAACAAAGTCTCCCCCCAACTTTTAATCGCTACGGACCTGATAGAACATGTCTATGATTTATCTTTGTTCTTCAAGGATTTAATCCATATAAACGATTCCATGTATCTACTATTCACGACAGCCTCTACACCATTCAACCCGTATGTCCAACAACGGTTACATAAGATGATGATCGGATGCGAAAGTGGATCTTTGGAATCCCCCAACTATTATACATTACGAGAGCAATTCATAACGAAACTTTGCCCGGCTTTCTCCCCAAAAGAAGTAGAGACATGGGCCCGGCAGACTAGAGGCTTGACCTATCCCGATATCCAAAAAGCGATCGAGAAAAAGAGTTTACCAAGCCCGGAAGACCCATACAATACTTGCGATCCGGCTACAGGTAATTGGGCCGAACGAATCCTTCCCATACAGACTTATGAGGACTTATTGGCACCCTACCAGTTCAAGCTTAAAGTAGAGAAAGGATTTTATAACGCAGACCGAAACAACCCAGTTCTTTCTTTGATATGCAAAGGTATCAACGCATTGATCCGCAACAGCGGCTCCTTTGGTTTTCTATTGGCACCATTCATCATTCTCTCCTGCGGCAAGGAGCGAGCAGATGCCATCTAG
- the recA gene encoding recombinase RecA: MAKEENLFEEKAKEEGGKPAANTDKLKALRAAMDKIEKNYGKGSIMKLGDENIEDIEVIPTGSIALNAALGVGGYPKGRIVEIYGPESSGKTTIAIHAIAEAQKKGGIAAFIDAEHAFDRFYAEKLGVDVENLWISQPDNGEQALEIAEQLIRSSAVDIIVIDSVAALTPKAEIEGDMGDSKMGLQARLMSQALRKLTAAINKTNTTCIFINQLRDKIGVMFGNPETTTGGNALKFYASVRLDIRSIGKLKDGDEIKGNQVRVKVIKNKVAPPFRKAEFDIMFGQGISRSGEIIDLGSELNIIKKSGSWYSYNDTKLGQGRDAAKQCVEDNPELADELSELIFEALKANK, translated from the coding sequence ATGGCAAAAGAAGAAAATTTGTTCGAAGAAAAAGCGAAAGAAGAAGGTGGTAAACCAGCCGCTAACACGGATAAGCTAAAGGCTTTACGTGCGGCAATGGATAAAATCGAGAAGAACTACGGAAAAGGTTCGATCATGAAACTAGGCGATGAAAACATCGAGGATATCGAGGTGATACCGACAGGCTCTATCGCTTTAAACGCAGCGCTGGGCGTAGGCGGATATCCGAAAGGACGTATCGTCGAGATCTATGGTCCGGAATCTTCCGGTAAGACAACCATAGCGATCCATGCGATCGCCGAGGCTCAGAAAAAAGGAGGTATCGCCGCATTTATCGATGCGGAGCATGCTTTTGACCGTTTCTATGCTGAAAAGTTAGGCGTTGATGTAGAGAACCTATGGATCTCCCAGCCGGATAACGGTGAGCAGGCCTTGGAAATAGCCGAGCAGTTGATCCGTTCATCCGCCGTAGATATCATTGTTATCGACTCCGTAGCCGCTTTGACTCCTAAAGCTGAGATTGAGGGCGATATGGGAGACAGCAAGATGGGTCTGCAAGCTCGCTTAATGTCGCAAGCCCTTCGTAAATTGACAGCTGCGATCAATAAGACGAATACGACCTGTATCTTCATCAACCAATTGCGTGATAAGATCGGCGTAATGTTCGGGAACCCGGAAACGACGACTGGTGGTAATGCGTTGAAGTTCTACGCCTCAGTCCGTTTGGATATCCGTAGTATTGGAAAGCTGAAAGATGGTGACGAGATCAAGGGTAACCAAGTGCGTGTGAAAGTCATAAAAAACAAGGTGGCTCCTCCATTCCGCAAGGCAGAGTTCGATATCATGTTCGGTCAAGGTATCTCCCGTTCCGGAGAGATCATCGATCTTGGCTCTGAACTGAATATCATCAAGAAGAGCGGTTCGTGGTACAGCTACAATGATACCAAATTGGGACAAGGTCGTGATGCGGCAAAACAATGTGTCGAGGACAATCCCGAATTGGCAGACGAATTATCCGAATTAATATTTGAGGCATTAAAAGCCAACAAGTAA
- a CDS encoding GNAT family N-acetyltransferase, with the protein MSNKDKYRLLCNTEKNIPIFSHDWWLDTVCGEKKWDVLLIEQKGKIQATLPLYVPHSDIVSMPSYTQTMGPWFTASSSDTKYTTELGRRQELCKQFTEELKRYPHFLQNFNYDITDWLPFYWAGYNQTTRYTYLLKNIRDHQAVWENMSPNIRRNITKAQNKYHISVKKGIPLNEFLAVQAQTFDRQHVRIKEDTNVLKDLIATCRQRGQGDLWGGYDEQGHLHAAAFIVWQDRSAYYLAGGGNPVYRGSGAQSYVLWECLHFVSQFTTVFDFEGSMLPGVERFFREFGAIQTPFFTISRGKLSLLDRARIKLSKWV; encoded by the coding sequence ATGAGTAATAAAGACAAATATCGTTTACTTTGCAATACTGAAAAAAATATACCGATCTTCTCACATGACTGGTGGTTGGATACGGTTTGCGGAGAAAAAAAATGGGATGTCTTGCTTATAGAACAAAAGGGAAAGATACAGGCAACCCTCCCCCTTTACGTCCCCCATTCCGATATTGTCTCAATGCCTTCTTACACCCAAACAATGGGCCCTTGGTTCACCGCAAGTTCCTCCGACACGAAATATACGACCGAGTTAGGACGACGTCAAGAACTATGCAAACAATTCACGGAAGAACTAAAACGCTATCCGCACTTCCTGCAAAATTTCAATTATGACATCACGGATTGGCTTCCGTTTTATTGGGCGGGATATAACCAAACGACACGTTATACCTATTTATTAAAAAATATCCGGGATCATCAAGCGGTATGGGAGAATATGAGCCCCAATATCCGGCGAAATATTACGAAAGCGCAGAATAAATACCATATATCCGTAAAAAAAGGGATTCCTTTGAATGAGTTCCTAGCTGTACAAGCCCAAACATTTGACCGCCAGCATGTACGAATCAAGGAAGACACGAATGTACTGAAAGACTTGATCGCCACTTGCCGACAAAGAGGACAAGGTGATTTATGGGGAGGTTATGACGAGCAAGGCCATTTACATGCGGCCGCTTTCATCGTATGGCAAGATCGATCGGCTTACTATCTCGCTGGAGGAGGAAATCCGGTCTATAGAGGTTCCGGAGCGCAAAGCTACGTCCTGTGGGAATGTCTTCATTTCGTTTCTCAATTTACGACGGTATTTGATTTCGAAGGGTCTATGCTACCCGGAGTAGAACGTTTCTTCCGCGAGTTCGGAGCTATCCAAACCCCATTTTTCACAATATCTAGGGGGAAATTGAGTTTATTAGACAGAGCACGCATTAAACTAAGCAAATGGGTATGA
- a CDS encoding PIG-L deacetylase family protein, translating to MITNCKNILVLAPHTDDGELGLGGTISRLIEDGKKVTYVAFSTAQQSVPEGFPKDILKTEVKQATQTLGIEPGNLIIYNYEVRKLGYARQEILEELIRLKKVSDFDLVFIPSLHDIHQDHTTIAQEGLRAFKNTNILGYELIWNNLTFNTQCFVRLEERHIDAKVESLKAYKSQGARDYLSKDFIYSLARARGVQAGCTYAEAFEVIRLFL from the coding sequence ATGATTACTAATTGTAAAAATATTTTAGTCCTCGCCCCTCATACGGATGATGGGGAACTTGGGTTGGGGGGAACTATCTCACGCCTGATAGAAGATGGTAAAAAAGTGACCTATGTGGCTTTCTCCACCGCACAGCAATCGGTTCCCGAAGGTTTTCCGAAAGATATCTTGAAGACAGAGGTCAAGCAAGCGACCCAGACCTTAGGTATAGAACCGGGAAACCTAATCATATACAATTACGAAGTAAGAAAACTGGGATACGCAAGACAAGAGATATTAGAGGAGTTAATACGCCTGAAAAAAGTATCCGATTTTGACCTAGTCTTCATCCCTAGCTTGCACGACATCCACCAAGATCATACGACGATCGCCCAAGAGGGTCTACGAGCGTTCAAAAACACGAATATATTAGGTTATGAGTTAATCTGGAACAACCTGACATTCAATACACAATGTTTTGTAAGGCTGGAAGAGCGCCATATCGACGCAAAGGTAGAATCATTGAAAGCCTATAAATCGCAAGGAGCGAGAGATTATCTATCCAAGGACTTTATCTATTCATTAGCAAGAGCACGGGGCGTCCAAGCAGGATGTACCTATGCGGAAGCGTTTGAAGTCATTCGTCTATTCTTATAA
- a CDS encoding saccharopine dehydrogenase family protein: protein MGRVLVIGAGGVSTVAVKKIAMNADVFTDIMVASRTKSKCDKIAADIKNVKVQTAQVDADNVQELVALFNAFKPDLVVNLALPYQDLHIMDACLEYGVSYLDTANYEPLDEAKYQYSWQWAYKDRFEKAGLTAILGCGFDPGVTGVYTAYAAKHHFDEIHYLDIVDCNAGDHHKAFATNFNPEINIREITQRGKYFEDGEWKETDPLSVHKALNYPNVGPKESYLMYHEELESLTKNFPTLKRARFWMTFGQEYLTHLRVIQNIGMARIDPILYNGQEIVPIQFLKAVLPNPGDLGENYTGETSIGCRIRGIKDGKELTYYVYNNCSHHAAYLETGAQGVSYTTGVPAMIGAKLFMQGIWKKPGVWNVEEFNPDPFMKELNEQGLPWHELFNIDLEL from the coding sequence ATGGGAAGAGTATTAGTTATTGGTGCAGGGGGCGTAAGTACCGTTGCTGTTAAGAAAATAGCGATGAATGCGGATGTCTTCACGGATATCATGGTAGCTAGCCGTACGAAAAGTAAATGCGACAAGATCGCCGCCGATATCAAGAACGTAAAAGTGCAAACCGCACAGGTAGACGCAGATAACGTGCAAGAGCTTGTTGCCTTGTTTAACGCCTTCAAACCGGATTTGGTGGTAAATCTGGCCTTACCTTATCAAGACTTGCATATCATGGATGCTTGTCTGGAATACGGCGTTAGCTATTTAGATACGGCCAACTACGAACCGCTTGATGAAGCCAAATATCAATACAGCTGGCAATGGGCCTATAAAGATCGTTTCGAGAAAGCCGGTCTTACCGCTATCTTGGGATGTGGTTTCGATCCGGGGGTTACCGGCGTATATACAGCCTATGCGGCAAAGCATCATTTCGACGAGATACACTATCTGGATATCGTAGACTGCAACGCAGGAGATCACCATAAGGCATTCGCTACCAATTTCAATCCGGAAATCAATATCCGTGAGATTACTCAACGTGGCAAATATTTCGAGGATGGGGAATGGAAGGAGACCGATCCGTTAAGCGTACATAAAGCCTTGAATTATCCGAATGTAGGACCGAAAGAATCGTATTTGATGTATCACGAGGAATTGGAAAGTTTGACCAAAAACTTCCCGACCCTCAAACGGGCTCGTTTCTGGATGACTTTCGGACAGGAATACTTGACTCATCTACGTGTCATCCAAAATATCGGTATGGCTCGTATCGACCCGATCCTTTACAACGGGCAGGAAATCGTTCCGATCCAATTCTTAAAAGCCGTATTGCCGAACCCGGGTGATCTGGGAGAGAATTATACTGGCGAGACTTCCATCGGTTGCCGCATCCGTGGTATCAAGGACGGTAAGGAATTAACTTATTACGTATACAACAACTGTAGCCACCATGCCGCTTATCTAGAGACAGGAGCGCAAGGTGTTAGTTATACCACCGGTGTTCCCGCCATGATCGGCGCCAAATTATTTATGCAAGGCATTTGGAAGAAACCGGGAGTATGGAATGTAGAGGAATTCAATCCGGACCCATTCATGAAAGAGCTAAATGAGCAAGGTTTGCCTTGGCATGAATTGTTTAACATTGACTTAGAATTGTAA
- a CDS encoding 2-amino-4-hydroxy-6-hydroxymethyldihydropteridine diphosphokinase — translation MENKRNRVLLCLGSNWDKEKNMERAAEMLRAHFVFIQFSQPVYTEPIDCPLSTTFLNRVAVLYSEESPARIKDVLKGIECCIGRKPEDKSCGRVPIDIDLLQWNDQILKAEDLTREYVLDGICSLLAAGENDEWCQ, via the coding sequence ATGGAGAATAAACGAAACCGGGTTCTATTGTGCTTAGGCTCTAATTGGGATAAAGAGAAAAATATGGAGCGCGCGGCGGAGATGCTGCGTGCTCATTTTGTTTTTATACAGTTTTCTCAGCCAGTTTATACGGAACCGATCGATTGTCCATTATCAACTACATTTTTGAATCGAGTGGCTGTTTTGTATAGCGAGGAGAGTCCGGCGCGAATAAAGGATGTCTTGAAAGGTATAGAATGCTGCATCGGCCGTAAGCCGGAAGATAAATCTTGTGGGCGTGTGCCGATAGATATTGATTTATTGCAGTGGAACGACCAAATCTTGAAAGCAGAGGACTTGACCCGTGAATATGTTCTAGATGGCATCTGCTCGCTCCTTGCCGCAGGAGAGAATGATGAATGGTGCCAATAG